The DNA window GCGCTGCGCGGCGGCGGCGCGGCATGTTCATCCACACCGGTCGCACCGGCGGGATGAGCCGCACGATCTGTTCGAGCGCCGATGGCATCGAAATCGTCTCCGGGCAGCGATTGCTTGCGCTGCTGACCGGCGCTCCGTTCGAGCCGGATGGTCTGCCGTCTCGCGATCTTCTTCGACGTGGCCCCTCCGATTTTCGTGATCGGATAGTGCAATGAGGGCGTGTCGATCAATGATTTTCCAGGCCTCGGTAGCGGGAAGGGCGCTCACCAGTATAGCGATCCTGTCCGTCATACTGACGCCGGCTCCTGTGCTGGCGAAGCAAGCTGCACCTGGTGAGGTCGCCGAAATCGCCCGTTGCATCCGCGTCGCCGCGCGGGGGCGTGCCTGGCTTGAAAAGACGCTTTGGGGCTTGCGGACACAGGAGGCTGGCTGGCTGGGCGCGGAGATCGCGAATACCAACGGCACCCACGATCTCGGGCCGCTTCAGATCAACAGTAGCTGGGTGCCGAAAATGTCCCGACTGCTCGAACGACCCCAGGAGCAGATCCGTCATTGGCTGCGCTACGATCCCTGTTTTAATGTCGAGGCGGCACGCTGGATATTCCTGTCCGGGCTGGAAGCGACCGGAGACTATTGGAAAGCGGTTGGCGTCTATCATAGCCCAACCGAGGCGAGGCAGGTCGCCTATGCGAAGAAGGTCGCAAGCCACATGCGTCGGCGGTTTGGCCCGGACGTGTTTGCGGCAAGCCGCGGGAACCTGGTGAGGTAGTTTTGGGCGATGAATACAAGCGGTTGAATAGCTTTCAACGCTGGACTCCAAGGCTGGGCAGGCAGCCCGTTCGCTGCATCTGCCCTCCGAGGTCATCCCTTTTCAGCGAACACTGGGATCGTACCTAAGATCGTGCGCTGGCCACCTGCGCTTTGCAGCTTCCGCCCCAATTCAGCGATGCGTCGTTCGCCGTCCTCTTACGTCAGTGTACTCCTTCGATGGGGCTGGCGGACTTGCACAGCTTGGCAGGCTTGGTGGACGGCCTGCGATCTGCTGATCGGTGAAACTGACGACAGGCAGGCAATGGCGCGATAGGGTGAGTATTACGCCCGCGCCCGCAGTTCGTCGATCATGCATTTGTGTTGCCCATAACCTGCTCTCGATCTTGGGCCATCCGGCCGGAGCTGATCCGGTCAATCTGATGATCGAGCCGAAGTCCATCGATACACTCAGGAGCCTTACGTAGTGACGTTGCCAGTCGGCGCGGTGATGGTGACCACAAAAGAGGTGGCTGGGTGAAACCTTGAGGCGGCCTCTGGCACCTTACGCAAGCTGGAGATGAGCTATGTCCAAGCCGATGATTTTGTGGTTCGAAGACATCGGTATCGCTGATGTGCAGGCCGTAGGCGGCAAGAACGCGTCTTTAGGCGAGATGACCGCGGCCCTCGCTCAGAAGGGCGTGAAGGTGCCCTCTGGCTTTGCCACCACTGCGGACGCTTACAGGGCGTTCATTCACGACAATGAGCTTGCACCCCGCATTACGGAACATCTCTCCGCCTTCCACTCCGGCGGATGCACCCTTCAGGAAGCGGGGCAGGCTATAAGGAGTCTGTTTCTGGAAGCGGAAATGCCCTCCCATATCGCCGAGGAGATTGTGTCCGCTTATGCGGAACTTGGCCGGCGTACCGGCACAGAGCGTCCCGCCGTTGCCGTGCGCAGCAGCGCGACCGCCGAAGATCTGCCGGATGCGAGCTTCGCGGGCCAGCAGGAAACCTTCCTCAATGTCCGGGGCCGGGCCGCACTTCTGGCGGCCTGTCGTCGATGCTTCGCCTCGCTGTTCACCGATCGCGCGATCAGTTACCGCGATGCGAAAGGCTTCGATCATCTCGAGGTTGCGCTGTCGATCGGCATTCAGCAGATGGTCCGCTCGGACCTGTGCGGATCGGGCGTCATGTTCTCGATCGATACCGAAACTGGCTTTCCAAATGCTATCGTCATCAGCGCCGCCTGGGGGCTGGGCGAGACCGTCGTCCAGGGGAGCGTAAACCCGGACAGATATGTCGTATTCAAACCGCTTCTCGCGCAGCCGGGGACCGAACCGATCATCGACAAGGAGTTGGGCGGTAAGGCGTTCCGCATGGTCTATGGGGAAGGCGGAAGCCACCGTACGAGGATCGTCGAGACAACCGAGCAGGAGCGTCAGAGCTTCGTTCTCGATAACAGCGATATCGTCCAGCTCGCGCGGTGGGCCGTGGCAATCGAGGACCATTACCAGCGTCCCATGGACATGGAATGGGCGAAGGACGGCGAGACTGGTGAACTCTACATCGTCCAGGCGCGTCCCGAAACGGTTCAGGCCCAGGCCAGCACTTCGACATTCCGGCATTACCGCCTCAAGGAGAAAGGCGACCCGCTATTGACGGGCGCGGCGGTGGGAACAGCCATCGCTGCTGGCAAGGCTTGTGTCATCCGGACCGCCGCCGACATCGCCCAGTTCCGGGACGGGTCTATTCTCATCACTGAGACGACTGACCCCGATTGGGTTCCGGTCATGAAACGCGCGGCGGGGATCGTGACCAATCATGGCGGCACCACCAGCCACGCTGCCATCGTCAGCCGCGAACTCGGTGTTCCCGCAATCGTCGGCACCGGAAACGCGACCGAGATCATTGCCGAGAACAGCGAGATCACGATCAGCTGCGCTGACGGTGACGTCGGAACAATCTACGCCAGCATACTCGATTTTTCCGTGACGGACGTGGATATCGGCTCCCTGCCGGCCACCCGGACGGACATCATGGTCAATATCGCGAACCCGGCGGCGGCATTCCAGTGGTGGCGGCTTCCTGCCCGAGGGGTCGGCCTTGCGCGCATGGAGTTCATCATCAACGCGCATATCAAGGTGCATCCGATGGCACTGGTTCACCCGGATCGCGTGAGCGCTGAAGCTCAACGGCAAATACGCGATCTGACCAAGGGGTATTCCGACCCATCGGAGTTTTTTGTCGATGTCCTCGCGCGCGGCATCGCGAAGCTTGCAAGTCCCTATTACCCGCACCCCGCCATCGTGCGCCTGAGCGATTTCAAAACGAACGAATATGCGCACCTTGTGGGCGGCGACGCCTTCGAGCCGGATGAGGAGAATCCGATGCTCGGCTTCCGCGGCGCCTCGCGCTATTACGATGAACGGTATCGCGAAGGCTTCGCTCTCGAATGCCGCGCGCTCAAGCGGGTCCGGGAGGAACTGGGCTTCTCGAACGTCATCGTCATGGTCCCCTTCTGCCGCACGCCGGCCGAGGCGGATCGCGTGCTCGAAGCGATGGCCGAGAACGGTTTGCGCCGCGGGGAGAATGGGCTGCAAATCTACATGATGTGCGAGATACCCTCGAACGTCATTCTCGCCGAGCAGTTCGCTACGCGCTTCGACGGATTTTCCATCGGCTCCAACGACCTCACCCAGCTTGTGTTGGGTGTCGACCGCGATTCCGGGATTCTGGCCAATCTCTTCGATGAAAGAGACGAAGCCGTCACCCGCATGATCTCGGAAGCCATTCGCAAGGCGCACGCGGCGGGCATCAAGATCGGCATATGCGGCCAGGGGCCGAGCAACCATCCGGACTTTGCGGCGTTCCTGATTTCGGAGGGTATCGATTCCATGTCGCTCAATCCCGACAGCTTCGTGCGAACGATCAAGGCCGTCGCGGAGGCGGAGGGACAATCGGGCTGAGCGCCGGGTGAAATGACACTGATGCGAGGTACAGGAAATTGCGTCTACCGGTGCTGATCCGCCTGGGTTCACCCGCATATTGTCGCGCAATCGCGAGCTCGGGAAGGTTACCCGAGAACGTCGTCTGAGTCCGGCGGCATTCGTAAAAGCCCTAATGGCCCCATCCTGGAACCGCCGATAGCCTTTGAGTGCTGGCTGGAATCGGGGAACAGGGTCCGGCCAGATGACGTTGATAGCAACAGTCGGAATGAGCGCCGCCGGTAGCGGGGAGACGGACGGCAACAGGAGGTTTTCCTATGTCTGCCGTATCTGCCTTTCCATCCTTCTCCCAGCCCCGAATGTCCGGGAAGACATCCGGCGTCGTCGCGTGCATCGATTGCACCGATCGCAACGCGTGGATCTATCCACACGCTCTTGCTCTGGCTTCAACGCTCGACGTTCCGGTAACGCTGCTTCAGGTCTTGGACAGAGACGCGTCGCCCGACGCACGGCCTGACCCCATCGAGTGCAATCTTCGTCGCCGCGAGGCCATGCGGGTGCTCGATCGTTGTGCTGCGACGATCGAACCGTCCTCATCTCAAACGACCATTGAGCTCGCAGAAGGACCGGCGGCGGAGGAAATCTGCCGGTACGTGCGGGAGTGTGACGAAGGGATGGTCGTGCTGGGCAGGCGCGGACGAAAGGAAGCCGGCCGCGACGGCGTCGGGGGCACAGTCCACAAGGTGCTGTCCCAGGCACCAGGCCCTGTCCTGCTTGTTCCGGTGGAAGCGCCCGTCCCGGGTTCGGCCTATCGACGGATCGTGGTGCCGCTCGATGGCTCGCGCTGGGCCGAAAGCGTGCTGCCCCTTGCGGTGCGCCTCGCGAAGGCAGCCGACGCTGAGCTGCTGCTCGTTCATGTCGTCCCCACGCCCGAAATGATCCAGGCGCGACCCCTGGAAACCGAAGACGAGACGCTGCGCGAAAACCTGATCGAACGCAACGAGCAGGCCGCGCGCAGCTATCTGGATCGGACCAGGTCCAATCTTTCGGCGATGGGCCTTCGCGCTCGCGCGATTGTCATCCGTGGCGGCGACGTTCGCGACACGCTTTGCGCGTTGATCGATCGCGAAGCGGCTGATCTCGCGGTGATGTCCGCACGCGGGCACGGGCATCAGCATGTCAGGGACGTCCCGTACGGAACGGTTGCCTCCTATCTGATGGCCCATTGCAGTGTCCCGATGCTCGTCCTGCCTTCGGCGAGTCGCAAGGCGCAAATGACTTCGCCTGCCGCCAGCCAGAGCGTGAGATTGCCAACGGCCATTCAGGTCTGATTGATGGCCGATTATGAGGAGCGCGATCCGCTCGCCGGGGCGGCGGAGGAGGTCGCCGACCGTCATCGCCTGACAGGACTGCTCGGCAAGTCGGTGCCGCTGCCCGCATGGGCGCATCTCGAGGAGATGAAGACCTGGCTGAGGCAGGCCCGACAGGCGGCCGCCAAGGCCGACAAGCGCGCAGGCGCCGCGGCTGAATGGCTGCTCGACAACGATTATCAGATACAACGCGCCATCCTGCAGATCCGCGAGGATCTTCCCGGAGAGTTCTACGCGAAACTTCCGGCGATCTCCGGGGACGGGCTCGGTCGCCCTCGCGTGCATCAGCTTGCCCATGCCTTGCTGCAGGCTTCTCACCTGCAGGTCTCGCTGAATGGCGCGGTGCTGTTCGTAGAGCAATATCAAAAGAAGATGCCGCTCAGCATCGCCGAGACCTGGGCCTTCCCGACCATGCTGCGCATAGTCTGCCTGGAATTGCTCATCGGAGGTTTCAGCCACCTCTTCCCGGAGGTCGAGCCGCCCTTTGAGATCGTCGAGACGCCCGACACGGCGATGGTTGGTTTTGACGATACGGAATGCGTCGCGCGCGCAATCGCGAACCTTGGCGTGATCGCGACGATTCAATGGAACGACTTCTTCGATCGAACGAGCCAGGTCGAAGCCATCCTCCGGCGCGACCCGGCAGGCGTCTATCCACATATGGACTTCGATACGCGCGATCGATATCGCCATGCGGTCGAGCAGCTTGCCGACCAGTCGGGACTCCCGGAATGGGATGTCGCCGAGCGTGCCTTGCGCCAGTGCTATAGCAGCGACGAAGCGCCATCGGGCCATGTAGGCTTCTGGCTCATCGATATCGGACGGCCTGCCTTTGCCGACGCGATCGATCCTCGTCCATGGACGCCGGGCTCGATATTGCGACGCGCGCTGCGTTATCCAGGCCTGCTTTATGCAGCCGCCTTGCTGCTCGCGGGCCTTGCGGGCTTTGCTCTACCCGCAGCCTATCTGGTTTCCACCGGCGCCACCGCCGGATCCTGGCTTCTAGGGATCGCGCTCACCCTGCTACCCGCATCGATCCTGAGCATCACCTTCGTCAATTGGCTCGTGACCCACATCGTTCGGCCGAACGTACTCCCCAAGCTCGATTTCAAGGACGGCATCCCCGAAAGTTCGGCGACGGCAGTCGTGATGCCTGTCTTGGTCGCGCGATTGTCGGATATCGCGCCGCTGCTTCGGCGCCTGGAGGCACACCGCCTTTCCAATCCCGATGCCGCGCTCGAATTCGTGCTGCTCAGCGATTTCGCCGATGCGTCACAGGAAAGTGTCTCGGTCGATGCCGATATCGTTCGCGCGCTGACCAGCGGGATCGAGGAACTCAACGCGCGCTTTGCCAATGCCAAGGGACATGGGCCGTTCCATTTGCTGCATCGGCCACGACGGTTCAACGCGGCCCAGGGCTGCTGGATGGGCTGGGAGCGAAAGCGCGGAAAGCTTGAGCAGTTCAACGCCTTCATCCTGAACGGAGATGCGTCCCCCTTCAATG is part of the Sphingobium amiense genome and encodes:
- a CDS encoding lytic transglycosylase domain-containing protein, translating into MIFQASVAGRALTSIAILSVILTPAPVLAKQAAPGEVAEIARCIRVAARGRAWLEKTLWGLRTQEAGWLGAEIANTNGTHDLGPLQINSSWVPKMSRLLERPQEQIRHWLRYDPCFNVEAARWIFLSGLEATGDYWKAVGVYHSPTEARQVAYAKKVASHMRRRFGPDVFAASRGNLVR
- the ppsA gene encoding phosphoenolpyruvate synthase translates to MSKPMILWFEDIGIADVQAVGGKNASLGEMTAALAQKGVKVPSGFATTADAYRAFIHDNELAPRITEHLSAFHSGGCTLQEAGQAIRSLFLEAEMPSHIAEEIVSAYAELGRRTGTERPAVAVRSSATAEDLPDASFAGQQETFLNVRGRAALLAACRRCFASLFTDRAISYRDAKGFDHLEVALSIGIQQMVRSDLCGSGVMFSIDTETGFPNAIVISAAWGLGETVVQGSVNPDRYVVFKPLLAQPGTEPIIDKELGGKAFRMVYGEGGSHRTRIVETTEQERQSFVLDNSDIVQLARWAVAIEDHYQRPMDMEWAKDGETGELYIVQARPETVQAQASTSTFRHYRLKEKGDPLLTGAAVGTAIAAGKACVIRTAADIAQFRDGSILITETTDPDWVPVMKRAAGIVTNHGGTTSHAAIVSRELGVPAIVGTGNATEIIAENSEITISCADGDVGTIYASILDFSVTDVDIGSLPATRTDIMVNIANPAAAFQWWRLPARGVGLARMEFIINAHIKVHPMALVHPDRVSAEAQRQIRDLTKGYSDPSEFFVDVLARGIAKLASPYYPHPAIVRLSDFKTNEYAHLVGGDAFEPDEENPMLGFRGASRYYDERYREGFALECRALKRVREELGFSNVIVMVPFCRTPAEADRVLEAMAENGLRRGENGLQIYMMCEIPSNVILAEQFATRFDGFSIGSNDLTQLVLGVDRDSGILANLFDERDEAVTRMISEAIRKAHAAGIKIGICGQGPSNHPDFAAFLISEGIDSMSLNPDSFVRTIKAVAEAEGQSG
- a CDS encoding universal stress protein; the protein is MSGKTSGVVACIDCTDRNAWIYPHALALASTLDVPVTLLQVLDRDASPDARPDPIECNLRRREAMRVLDRCAATIEPSSSQTTIELAEGPAAEEICRYVRECDEGMVVLGRRGRKEAGRDGVGGTVHKVLSQAPGPVLLVPVEAPVPGSAYRRIVVPLDGSRWAESVLPLAVRLAKAADAELLLVHVVPTPEMIQARPLETEDETLRENLIERNEQAARSYLDRTRSNLSAMGLRARAIVIRGGDVRDTLCALIDREAADLAVMSARGHGHQHVRDVPYGTVASYLMAHCSVPMLVLPSASRKAQMTSPAASQSVRLPTAIQV